The DNA sequence TTATCTATAGTGAAAATAGTATGAAATCCTTGCTTGTACATCTTGATTTCATGCTATTTTTATTGCTCTGAGCTTAGCATGGGGGATAAATGCACTGTTACAATAATGTGACAAAAGTTACAATTATATATTGAAATCGTTTTCTTTTATTGTTATAATAATCCTAGATATTGATCTACAATGTTATTGACGAGATATCTTAGTAAGAAAGGAGATTAATTCATGAAAAGAGCTCCTATTTGGAATGAAAGACAACGTTTTTCCATTCGTAAATATTCCTTTGGTGCGGCCTCAGTCCTAATCGGTGCTAGTTTATTCTTCGGCGGTCAAGTACTGGCTGATGAACAAGCAGTGCCAGCGGGTCAGCCTCAAGACCAAACGGTTCAAACCACCATTGCTGACCAGCCCGTTCAAGATGGGAATAGCTTAGCTTCTCAGACAGAAGACAGTAACACTGCAGTCCTTTCAGACAAGGCATCTGTGTCTCAACAAGCTAGTCAGGATTCAGCTCAGGCCACGGCAGAAACGTCTGCTCCCACAGACGCTGTGACAAGTACTGCAGCAGCGCCAGCTAGGGTGGACACTGCCACCCAGACGGATGCTATACCCGCTCAGGTTGAGTCACAATCAGCGGTTCAAACGGTTAGTGTCACCTCACAGCAGAACGAAAGTCTGGCACCGACTCAAGAAAGCCAGCTGTGACGAGAGCGTCTGTGGCGACAACGGTTCAAGCGGTTGGCAAAGATATCCCAAGTTCAGGCTATTATACCTATCCAGAGCGTACAGAAGTCAAGAATAGTCCCTCTGCCAGTGCGCCCCTCGCCTTTTACGCCAATGCCGGTGACCGTGTTTACTATGACCAAGTGCTCACTCAAGATGGCTATCAATGGCTGAGCTACAAGTCTTACAGCGGTATTCGCCGTTATGCCAATATTGCTAAGCTAGAGGTTAAGGAAGTTCCAGCACCCTCAGTCCCTAAAACTCAGTCCGGAACCGGTGGCAAAGATATCCCAAGTTCAGGCTATTATACCTATCCAGAGCGTACAGAAGTCAAGAATAGTCCCTCTGCCAGTGCGCCCCTCGCCTTTTAC is a window from the Streptococcus criceti HS-6 genome containing:
- a CDS encoding YSIRK-type signal peptide-containing protein (The YSIRK form of extended signal peptide directs nascent proteins to the cross-wall site, while signal peptides lacking YSIRK direct proteins instead to the cell pole. A large fraction of YSIRK proteins are surface proteins anchored by sortase-mediated processing of a C-terminal LPXTG motif.), whose product is MKRAPIWNERQRFSIRKYSFGAASVLIGASLFFGGQVLADEQAVPAGQPQDQTVQTTIADQPVQDGNSLASQTEDSNTAVLSDKASVSQQASQDSAQATAETSAPTDAVTSTAAAPARVDTATQTDAIPAQVESQSAVQTVSVTSQQNESLAPTQESQL